A stretch of the Mycobacterium shigaense genome encodes the following:
- a CDS encoding lycopene cyclase domain-containing protein: MNGLGYTLPAVVAAAAVFVLEFGLLRTGLFRRPAYWLSMVIVLGFQIPVDGWLTKLSAPIVIYNESQTSGVRFPFDIPVEDFLFGFALVTAVLLLWERQRASR; this comes from the coding sequence ATGAACGGGCTCGGCTACACCCTGCCGGCCGTGGTGGCCGCGGCCGCGGTGTTCGTGCTCGAATTCGGGCTGCTGCGCACCGGGCTGTTCCGGCGGCCGGCCTACTGGCTGTCGATGGTGATCGTGCTCGGCTTCCAGATACCGGTCGACGGCTGGCTGACCAAACTCAGCGCACCGATCGTGATCTACAACGAAAGTCAAACCAGCGGCGTGCGATTCCCGTTCGACATCCCCGTCGAGGACTTCTTGTTCGGCTTCGCCTTGGTCACCGCCGTGCTGCTGCTGTGGGAGCGGCAACGTGCGAGTCGATAA
- a CDS encoding glycosyltransferase family 4 protein, protein MRVLMVSWEYPPVVIGGLGRHVHHLSTALGDAGHDVVVLSRRPTGTDPSTHPSSDEMSEGVRVIAAAQDPHEFGFGTDMMAWTLAMGHSMIRAGLSVKKPGSGRPWRPDVVHAHDWLVAHPAIGLAQFYDVPIVSTIHATEAGRHSGWVTGAISRQVHAVESWLVRESDSLITCSASMGDEITELFGPGLAGISVIRNGIDAARWPFAVRRPRTGPAELLYVGRLEYEKGVHDAIAALPRIRRTHPGTTLTIAGTGTQQDWLVEQARKHKVLKATRFAGHCGHDELLALLHRADAAVLPSHYEPFGLAALEAAAAGTPLVTSNIGGLGEAVLNGKTGVSCAPRDVAGLAAAVRSVLDDPDAAQQRANAARERLTSDFDWKTVAKETAQVYLAAKRGERQPQPRMPIVEHALPGR, encoded by the coding sequence ATGAGGGTCCTGATGGTGTCGTGGGAGTACCCGCCGGTGGTGATCGGCGGCCTCGGCCGGCACGTGCATCACCTGTCGACCGCGCTGGGCGACGCCGGTCACGACGTCGTAGTGTTGTCCCGGCGCCCGACGGGCACCGATCCGAGCACCCACCCGTCCTCCGACGAGATGAGCGAAGGGGTGAGGGTGATCGCGGCGGCGCAGGACCCCCACGAATTCGGCTTCGGCACCGACATGATGGCTTGGACGTTGGCGATGGGTCATTCGATGATCCGCGCCGGGCTGAGCGTGAAGAAGCCGGGCAGCGGGCGGCCGTGGCGTCCCGATGTGGTGCACGCGCACGACTGGCTGGTCGCCCATCCCGCCATCGGGCTTGCCCAATTCTATGACGTACCAATCGTTTCCACGATCCACGCCACCGAAGCCGGGCGACATTCAGGCTGGGTCACCGGCGCGATCAGCCGTCAGGTGCACGCGGTCGAGTCGTGGCTGGTCCGCGAATCCGATTCGCTGATCACCTGTTCGGCGTCGATGGGCGACGAGATCACCGAGCTGTTCGGCCCGGGCCTGGCCGGAATCTCGGTGATCCGCAACGGAATCGACGCCGCGCGCTGGCCGTTCGCGGTGCGCCGGCCGCGCACCGGCCCCGCGGAGCTGCTGTACGTGGGCCGGCTGGAATACGAGAAGGGCGTGCACGACGCGATCGCCGCGCTACCGAGGATCCGTCGCACCCACCCGGGCACCACCCTGACCATCGCCGGCACCGGAACCCAGCAGGACTGGCTCGTCGAACAAGCCCGTAAACACAAGGTGCTCAAGGCAACTCGGTTCGCCGGGCACTGTGGCCACGACGAGCTGCTGGCGCTGCTGCACCGCGCCGACGCCGCGGTGCTGCCCAGCCACTACGAACCCTTCGGCTTGGCCGCGCTGGAGGCCGCCGCGGCAGGCACGCCTCTGGTGACGTCCAACATCGGCGGCCTGGGCGAGGCGGTGCTCAACGGGAAGACCGGCGTGTCGTGCGCGCCACGGGACGTGGCCGGGCTGGCCGCCGCGGTGCGCAGCGTGCTCGACGATCCCGATGCGGCTCAGCAGCGCGCCAACGCCGCCCGCGAACGGCTCACGTCGGATTTCGACTGGAAGACGGTGGCCAAGGAAACCGCGCAGGTATATCTGGCCGCCAAGCGCGGTGAACGCCAGCCGCAACCGCGGATGCCCATCGTCGAGCACGCACTGCCCGGCCGCTAG
- a CDS encoding DUF5914 domain-containing protein, with amino-acid sequence MSISDRLRLCWPKDAPIGIIPQMPWVAQRPTYFDAQPGIIEAALDRARQRPTGNWYAFAASRDVRAGRAFGTRVAGAELVAWRDGHRRLRVGPARCPHLGAHLGTGVVSGGVLYCRWHGLAFDGETCDMRWKAFPSHDDGVLAWVRLDAVGGEHPTDEPVLPSRPAGQTLVAVSRLTGTCEPSDIIANRLDPWHGAWFHPHSFTRLDVLTTPTVDDDRFLVSVTFRMGRFGVPVIAEFTTPEARTVVMRIVEGEGTGSVVETHATPIGLGPDGRPRVAVIEATIASSTRPGFRNARRAGSLITPLMRYAATRLWRDDLAYAERRYRIRAGDPSKGQDS; translated from the coding sequence ATGAGCATCTCCGACCGGTTGCGCCTGTGCTGGCCGAAGGACGCCCCCATCGGGATTATCCCGCAAATGCCGTGGGTCGCGCAGCGCCCGACCTACTTCGACGCCCAGCCCGGCATCATCGAAGCCGCCCTGGATCGGGCCCGGCAACGGCCGACCGGGAACTGGTACGCGTTCGCCGCAAGCCGCGACGTACGCGCGGGCCGCGCCTTCGGCACCCGCGTCGCGGGTGCCGAGCTGGTCGCGTGGCGCGACGGGCACCGGCGTCTGCGCGTCGGCCCCGCGCGCTGCCCGCATCTGGGTGCCCACCTGGGCACCGGAGTGGTCAGCGGTGGCGTGCTGTATTGCCGTTGGCACGGGCTCGCGTTCGACGGTGAGACGTGCGACATGCGGTGGAAGGCGTTCCCCAGCCACGACGACGGCGTGCTGGCCTGGGTGCGGCTGGACGCAGTGGGCGGCGAACACCCGACCGACGAGCCGGTGTTGCCGTCCCGCCCCGCCGGCCAGACGCTGGTGGCCGTCTCGCGACTCACCGGTACCTGTGAACCGTCCGACATCATCGCCAACCGGCTCGACCCCTGGCACGGCGCCTGGTTTCACCCGCACTCGTTCACCCGGCTCGACGTGCTGACCACCCCGACCGTCGACGACGACCGCTTTCTCGTCTCGGTGACCTTCCGGATGGGCCGCTTCGGCGTTCCCGTGATCGCCGAATTCACCACGCCGGAGGCGCGCACCGTCGTGATGCGCATCGTCGAGGGCGAGGGCACCGGCAGCGTCGTCGAAACACATGCTACGCCAATCGGTCTCGGCCCGGACGGTCGTCCGCGCGTCGCCGTCATCGAAGCCACTATCGCGTCATCGACGCGGCCGGGATTCCGAAACGCGCGCCGCGCAGGCTCGTTGATCACCCCGCTGATGCGCTACGCCGCGACCCGGCTGTGGCGCGACGACCTGGCCTACGCCGAACGGCGATACCGAATCCGGGCGGGGGACCCATCGAAGGGACAAGACAGTTGA
- a CDS encoding phytoene/squalene synthase family protein yields the protein MIRTELAAAGIAGQPLREAYRRCRQIAAEHGRTYFLATRLLAPDQRPAVHALYGFARHADDILDELDPTLDVTARADRLQQLSDRFFTGGDDRDEPVLTAVHDTARRYAIPTTLFVEFLASMRMDLTVTDYPDRAALNRYMRGSAEVIGLQVLPILGTMTDADEAAPYAAALGRAFQLTNFLRDVAEDLTRNRIYLPADELAAYGVDRELMTWCQLHRRTDQRVRDALAAQHDITRDIYRFAAGGIPLLAPRSRPCVATALTLYSEILDRIEDSDFAVFAHRATVGTTRRLQVAGGALLRSWWARRGSEQGRAGAA from the coding sequence ATGATCCGCACCGAATTGGCTGCCGCCGGCATCGCCGGACAACCCCTGCGCGAAGCCTATCGGCGCTGCCGGCAGATCGCGGCCGAACACGGCCGCACCTACTTCCTGGCCACCCGACTGCTCGCCCCGGACCAGCGCCCCGCGGTGCACGCGCTGTACGGCTTCGCCCGTCATGCCGACGACATCCTCGACGAGCTCGACCCGACCCTCGACGTCACCGCGCGGGCCGACCGCCTCCAGCAGTTGTCCGACCGCTTCTTCACCGGCGGTGACGACCGCGACGAGCCCGTTCTCACCGCGGTGCACGACACCGCGCGCCGCTATGCGATCCCGACGACGCTGTTCGTGGAATTCCTGGCCTCCATGCGGATGGATCTGACCGTTACGGACTATCCGGATCGGGCCGCACTCAACCGGTACATGCGCGGCTCCGCGGAAGTCATTGGGCTGCAGGTGCTCCCGATTCTGGGCACCATGACCGACGCCGACGAGGCCGCGCCGTACGCCGCGGCGCTGGGGCGGGCGTTTCAGCTCACCAACTTCCTGCGCGACGTCGCCGAGGATCTGACCCGCAACCGCATCTATCTGCCGGCCGACGAGCTCGCGGCCTACGGTGTCGACCGGGAGCTGATGACGTGGTGCCAGCTGCACCGCCGCACCGACCAGCGGGTGCGGGACGCGCTCGCGGCCCAGCACGACATCACCAGGGACATCTACCGGTTCGCCGCCGGCGGAATCCCGTTGCTGGCGCCCCGATCCCGCCCGTGCGTGGCGACCGCGCTGACGCTGTACTCGGAGATCCTGGACCGCATCGAGGACAGCGATTTCGCGGTGTTCGCGCACCGCGCAACCGTCGGCACCACGCGAAGACTCCAGGTCGCCGGCGGCGCGCTGCTGCGCTCCTGGTGGGCGCGAAGGGGATCCGAGCAAGGACGGGCCGGTGCGGCGTGA
- a CDS encoding lycopene cyclase domain-containing protein, whose amino-acid sequence MSDRWQYLIVLGLCLAITAPLEMFAPGVYRQPRRLIRAITPVAVAFLAWDAVAIAAGVWTYNGDYISGLRLPFRVPLEEVLFFVVIPLCALLTYNAVSAILDRGRRR is encoded by the coding sequence GTGAGCGACCGGTGGCAGTACCTCATCGTGCTGGGCTTGTGCCTGGCGATCACCGCTCCGCTGGAGATGTTCGCTCCCGGCGTCTACCGCCAACCCCGGCGCCTGATTCGCGCGATCACGCCCGTCGCCGTGGCGTTTCTGGCCTGGGACGCGGTCGCCATCGCGGCCGGCGTGTGGACATACAACGGCGACTACATCAGCGGCCTGCGTCTGCCCTTCCGGGTGCCGCTCGAGGAGGTGCTGTTCTTCGTCGTGATTCCGTTGTGCGCCTTGCTGACCTACAACGCGGTCAGCGCCATCCTGGACCGGGGCCGGCGGCGATGA
- a CDS encoding FAD-dependent oxidoreductase: protein MIDRRRHIHAAAPGLPGAGALSSRPRVVVVGGGIAGLAAATGLAERGISVDLVDKENYLGGRVGGWTESHDGAQLAMNRGFHAFFRQYYNLRGLLRRVDPQLSMLSPVADYPLIDGAGRLDTFRGLPRTPPLNALTFALRSPTFRLRDLARIDARAAAPLAAVSVPGIYDRLDHLDAETFLKSMNFPESARHLAFEVFSRSFFAEPSQLSAAELATMFHIYFLGSSEGLIFDVANANFDAALWNPLQEYLHDRGVRVHLGAQVRRIDPGSTTTFGVHLDSSEHLDADAVVLALDVGGLQQLVAASPGLGDDEWRLRIDRLRTAPPFVVHRLWLDRPVDPSRPAFLGTADHQPLDNISVLERYERDAQAWARQRQGSVIELHSYAMDSEYDADAAVARLHKLYPETAAAGVAHQQVLRRGDCPLFAPGTYSRRPTVATPHPGLVLAGDGIRIDLPVALMERAATTGLAAANRLLTSWGVAGHQLCTVPVRGRSTLLRSMAERQGRQRR from the coding sequence ATGATCGACCGCCGCCGCCACATTCACGCCGCAGCGCCAGGCTTGCCCGGCGCCGGCGCGCTGTCGTCGCGGCCCCGCGTCGTCGTCGTCGGTGGCGGTATCGCCGGCCTGGCCGCGGCGACCGGTCTCGCCGAACGGGGCATCTCTGTCGACCTTGTGGACAAAGAGAATTACCTGGGCGGCCGCGTGGGCGGCTGGACAGAATCCCACGACGGCGCGCAGCTGGCGATGAATCGTGGTTTTCACGCGTTCTTTCGCCAGTATTACAACCTGCGAGGCCTGCTGCGGCGGGTCGATCCGCAGCTGTCGATGCTCAGCCCCGTCGCGGACTATCCGCTGATCGACGGCGCGGGCCGGCTGGACACCTTCCGCGGCTTACCCCGGACGCCGCCGTTGAACGCGCTGACTTTTGCGCTGCGCAGCCCGACATTTCGGCTCCGCGACCTCGCGCGCATCGACGCCCGGGCCGCCGCCCCGCTGGCGGCGGTGTCGGTGCCCGGCATTTACGACCGGCTCGACCACCTCGATGCCGAAACCTTCTTGAAGAGCATGAATTTCCCCGAATCGGCCCGTCACCTCGCGTTCGAAGTGTTCTCACGCAGCTTCTTCGCCGAGCCGTCGCAGCTGTCGGCCGCCGAGTTGGCGACCATGTTTCACATCTATTTTCTCGGCTCCAGCGAAGGCCTGATCTTCGACGTGGCCAACGCGAATTTCGATGCTGCCCTGTGGAATCCGCTGCAGGAATACCTACACGACCGGGGTGTTCGGGTGCACCTCGGTGCCCAGGTGCGGCGCATCGACCCGGGTTCCACGACAACCTTCGGCGTCCACCTCGATTCGAGTGAGCATTTGGACGCCGACGCCGTGGTGTTGGCGTTGGACGTGGGCGGCCTGCAGCAGTTGGTCGCCGCCTCGCCCGGTCTGGGCGACGACGAGTGGCGCCTGCGCATCGATCGATTGCGCACCGCGCCGCCGTTCGTGGTGCACCGGCTGTGGCTGGACCGTCCGGTCGACCCGAGCAGGCCGGCGTTCCTGGGAACCGCGGACCACCAGCCGCTCGACAACATCAGCGTGCTGGAACGCTACGAACGCGACGCCCAGGCGTGGGCACGCCAACGCCAGGGTTCGGTCATCGAATTACACTCCTACGCAATGGATTCCGAATACGACGCGGATGCCGCCGTCGCGCGACTGCACAAGCTCTACCCCGAGACCGCCGCCGCGGGCGTGGCCCACCAGCAGGTGCTGCGCCGCGGCGACTGCCCGCTGTTCGCGCCCGGCACGTATTCGCGGCGCCCGACCGTCGCCACGCCGCATCCCGGTCTGGTGCTGGCCGGCGACGGGATTCGCATCGATCTCCCGGTGGCGCTGATGGAACGCGCCGCCACCACCGGCCTTGCTGCCGCCAACCGGCTGCTGACGTCCTGGGGCGTGGCCGGCCATCAGCTGTGCACCGTTCCCGTTCGCGGGCGCTCCACCCTGCTGCGGTCGATGGCCGAACGCCAAGGGCGGCAACGGCGATGA
- the crtI gene encoding phytoene desaturase family protein — protein sequence MADLDRRHRSGAADRRPHRRPRRGCAKGAGPQHVRAPAHRRARRYGRPVHPAGGMSARTVRGRTDRVVVVGAGFAGLSAALQLAGRGREVTVVEQNPWPGGRAGRLDIDGYRIDTGPTVLTMPNIIDEAFAAVGETSSQRLELLPVDPAYRAKFADGSSLDVHTDADRMAAAVREFAGARQEAGYLRLRDWLNRLYRTEFDGFIAANFDSPLSLLNGRLARLAALGGFRRWDTMVRRHITDDRLRRVFTFQSLYAGVAPQQALAVYAVIAYMDTVSGVFFPRGGVRALPDALAAAAADAGVRFRYSAAVTALDRDGARITAVRTDRDERIACDAVVLTTELPQTYRLLGRRPRRPVPLRAAPSAVVLHVGAAPVGPQNAHHTILFGDEWDRTFTDIIRDGRLMSDPSLLVTRPTAGDPSLAPAGRDLLYVLAPAPNLTRRDIDWPRIGDGYAQSLLQIVQERLIPRLRDGAQLLHVDTPADWARQGMAGGTPFALAHTFAQTGPFRPANTVRGIDNAVLAGSSTLPGVGVPTTLISGRLAADRIAGSDTRSANVIDLKARSR from the coding sequence TTGGCGGACCTTGATCGTCGGCACCGGAGCGGTGCAGCTGATCGAAGACCTCATCGCCGACCGCGTCGCGGATGCGCGAAAGGCGCTGGACCGCAGCATGTTCGCGCACCCGCTCACCGCCGCGCTCGTCGATATGGCCGGCCTGTGCACCCAGCGGGCGGCATGAGCGCGCGCACCGTGCGGGGCCGCACCGATCGCGTCGTCGTGGTCGGCGCGGGGTTCGCGGGGCTGTCCGCGGCGCTGCAACTGGCCGGCCGGGGCCGCGAGGTCACGGTGGTCGAGCAAAATCCGTGGCCCGGCGGCAGGGCGGGACGGCTCGACATCGACGGCTACCGGATCGACACCGGGCCCACGGTGCTGACGATGCCCAACATCATCGATGAGGCCTTCGCCGCCGTCGGCGAAACCTCCTCGCAGCGGCTGGAACTGCTGCCGGTGGACCCGGCCTACCGGGCGAAGTTCGCCGATGGCAGCTCCCTCGACGTGCACACCGACGCCGACCGGATGGCCGCCGCCGTGCGCGAGTTCGCCGGAGCCCGGCAGGAGGCCGGCTACCTGCGGCTGCGGGATTGGCTGAACCGGTTGTACCGCACCGAATTCGACGGTTTCATCGCCGCGAACTTCGACTCCCCGCTGTCGCTGCTCAACGGCCGGCTGGCCAGGCTGGCGGCCCTGGGCGGATTCCGCCGCTGGGACACGATGGTCAGGCGCCACATCACCGACGACCGGTTGCGGCGGGTGTTCACCTTCCAGTCGCTCTACGCGGGCGTGGCCCCGCAGCAGGCATTGGCGGTGTACGCGGTGATCGCCTACATGGACACCGTGTCGGGCGTGTTCTTCCCCCGCGGCGGCGTTCGCGCGCTGCCGGATGCGCTGGCCGCGGCCGCCGCGGACGCAGGCGTGCGGTTCCGCTACTCCGCGGCGGTCACCGCGCTGGATCGCGACGGCGCGCGCATCACCGCGGTGCGTACCGACCGCGACGAGCGCATCGCCTGCGATGCGGTGGTGTTGACGACCGAGCTGCCGCAGACCTACCGGCTGCTGGGCCGCCGGCCACGGCGGCCGGTTCCGTTGCGCGCGGCACCCTCAGCGGTGGTCCTGCACGTCGGCGCGGCGCCCGTCGGACCGCAAAACGCGCACCACACCATCCTTTTCGGCGACGAGTGGGACCGGACCTTCACCGACATCATCCGCGACGGCCGGCTGATGTCCGACCCGTCGCTGCTGGTGACCCGCCCGACGGCGGGCGACCCCAGCCTGGCGCCCGCCGGGCGCGACCTGCTCTACGTGCTCGCGCCCGCGCCCAACCTGACCCGCCGCGACATCGACTGGCCGCGGATCGGCGACGGCTACGCCCAATCCCTGCTCCAGATCGTCCAGGAGCGGTTGATTCCCCGGCTGCGCGACGGCGCCCAGCTGCTGCACGTGGACACTCCCGCCGACTGGGCCCGCCAGGGCATGGCGGGCGGCACGCCGTTTGCGCTCGCGCACACGTTCGCCCAGACCGGGCCGTTCCGCCCGGCCAACACCGTGCGCGGCATCGACAATGCGGTGCTGGCCGGCTCGTCCACGCTGCCAGGCGTGGGTGTGCCCACCACGCTGATCTCCGGCCGGTTGGCCGCCGACCGGATCGCCGGCAGCGACACCCGGTCAGCCAATGTCATCGACCTGAAAGCCCGCTCGCGATGA
- a CDS encoding class I SAM-dependent methyltransferase, with the protein MRVDKAGLPRAEVPGAFDAGATAYDRLVGANPQYHANLALSARRMRLPAQGKGLRLLDAGCGTGASTAALLATAPHAEIVAVDASRGMLDAAQAKSWPSSVRFVHARVEELAVHGVAGPFDAVLCAYLLRNVADPDRQLRAFRDLLRPGGTLAVHEYSVRDSRAATLVWHAVCWGIIIPAGWWRTRDTTLYRHLWRSVLTFDGAADFRRRIGEAGFTAVRSETMPGWERNVVHLFLAKAPR; encoded by the coding sequence GTGCGAGTCGATAAGGCGGGCCTGCCCCGCGCCGAGGTGCCCGGCGCCTTCGACGCCGGCGCGACGGCATACGACCGGCTGGTCGGCGCCAACCCGCAGTACCACGCGAACCTCGCGCTGTCGGCGCGGCGCATGCGCCTGCCCGCGCAGGGCAAGGGTCTGCGGCTGCTCGACGCGGGCTGCGGCACCGGGGCGTCGACGGCCGCGCTGTTGGCCACCGCCCCGCACGCCGAGATCGTCGCCGTCGACGCTTCGCGCGGCATGCTCGATGCCGCACAGGCGAAGTCGTGGCCGTCGTCGGTCCGCTTCGTGCACGCCCGCGTGGAGGAGCTGGCGGTCCACGGGGTCGCCGGGCCGTTCGACGCCGTCCTCTGTGCCTATCTACTGCGCAACGTGGCGGACCCGGATCGCCAGCTGCGCGCCTTTCGCGACCTGCTGCGCCCCGGCGGCACCCTGGCGGTGCACGAGTACTCGGTACGCGATTCGCGTGCGGCGACGCTGGTTTGGCACGCGGTGTGCTGGGGCATCATCATCCCCGCCGGCTGGTGGCGTACCCGCGACACCACGTTGTATCGGCATCTGTGGCGCAGCGTTCTCACCTTCGACGGGGCGGCGGATTTCCGGCGCCGCATCGGCGAAGCCGGATTCACCGCGGTGCGCAGCGAGACCATGCCGGGGTGGGAACGCAACGTCGTCCATCTCTTCCTGGCGAAGGCACCGCGATGA
- a CDS encoding TIGR01777 family oxidoreductase, translated as MGLTYSSVVDSPCAEVFAWHARPGAFSRLSPPWSPLRLVTEADSLRDGRAELALPGGLRWVAVHQADSYDPPHRFVDSIGSDGLASLPARLAVRWRHTHDFDDLGDNRTRVTDRVDTPVPGAALRPMFVYRHRQVADDLAAHRLAAEHGLAPRTVAVTGSSGLVGAALTAFLSTGGHRVIRLVRGPARGADERQWNPDAPDPALLAGVDAVIHLAGASIAGRFTDSHRSAIRDSRIGPTRRLAELIARTEARPSVLISASAIGYYGYDRGDQILNEDSERGDGFLADVVADWEESTAPAAGAGVRVVRVRTGIVQSPRGGTLKLMRPLFSAGLGGRLGSGDQWLSWIGIDDLLDVYHRALWDGALSGPVNAVAPQPVRNTDYTRTLAHVLRRPAVLPVPSLGPALLLGEQGARELACASQRVAPDKLNRAGHRFRQPELEQALRHLLGRFR; from the coding sequence ATGGGGCTGACGTATTCCAGCGTGGTCGATTCGCCGTGCGCGGAAGTCTTCGCCTGGCATGCCCGACCCGGGGCGTTCAGCCGGCTCTCGCCGCCGTGGTCACCGCTACGGCTGGTGACCGAGGCGGACTCGCTGCGCGACGGTCGCGCCGAACTGGCGCTGCCCGGCGGGCTGCGCTGGGTGGCCGTTCACCAGGCCGATTCCTACGATCCACCCCACCGCTTCGTCGACAGCATCGGCAGCGACGGGCTGGCCTCGCTGCCGGCCCGGCTCGCGGTGCGCTGGCGCCACACCCATGACTTCGACGACCTCGGCGACAACCGGACCCGCGTCACCGATCGCGTCGACACGCCGGTGCCCGGCGCCGCGCTGCGGCCGATGTTCGTCTACCGGCACCGCCAAGTGGCCGACGACCTTGCCGCTCACCGGCTGGCGGCCGAGCATGGCCTCGCGCCGCGGACGGTGGCCGTCACCGGCTCGTCGGGTCTGGTCGGCGCCGCGCTGACCGCGTTTCTGAGCACCGGCGGCCATCGCGTCATCAGGCTGGTGCGCGGGCCAGCACGAGGCGCCGACGAGCGGCAGTGGAATCCCGACGCCCCCGACCCCGCGCTGCTGGCCGGGGTGGACGCGGTGATTCACCTGGCCGGCGCCTCGATCGCCGGTCGGTTCACCGATTCGCACCGAAGCGCTATCCGCGACAGCCGGATCGGCCCCACCCGCCGGCTCGCGGAGCTCATCGCGCGCACCGAAGCCAGGCCGTCGGTGCTGATCTCGGCCTCCGCGATCGGTTACTACGGTTATGACCGCGGTGACCAAATCCTGAACGAGGACAGCGAGCGCGGCGACGGGTTCCTGGCCGACGTCGTCGCGGACTGGGAGGAATCGACCGCACCGGCCGCGGGGGCCGGCGTGCGAGTGGTGCGGGTGCGGACCGGCATCGTCCAATCCCCCCGTGGCGGCACGCTGAAACTGATGCGCCCGCTGTTCAGCGCGGGGCTTGGCGGCCGGTTGGGCAGTGGCGACCAGTGGCTGTCCTGGATCGGGATCGACGACCTGCTCGACGTCTATCACCGCGCGCTGTGGGATGGCGCGCTGTCCGGGCCGGTGAATGCCGTTGCGCCGCAGCCGGTCCGCAACACTGACTACACCCGCACCCTGGCGCACGTGCTGCGCCGGCCCGCCGTGTTACCCGTGCCGTCGCTGGGGCCCGCGCTGCTGCTCGGCGAGCAGGGCGCGCGTGAGCTGGCGTGCGCCAGTCAGCGCGTGGCTCCCGACAAGCTGAACCGGGCCGGCCACCGGTTTCGCCAACCCGAGCTCGAGCAGGCCCTGCGCCACCTGCTTGGTCGCTTTCGCTGA
- a CDS encoding MarR family winged helix-turn-helix transcriptional regulator, whose protein sequence is MSKRRANDAPPERAELERQLSADVRAITARSDRVGRHFARVNNVSSSDFHALLHIMVSETAGTPLTLAQLRQRMDVSPAAITYLVDRMIEAGHIRREPDPADRRKWLLRYQESGMTMAHSFFKPLGAHLSAAMADLTDSDLAAAHRVFTAMIDAMNTFEDELVDPPVKPSAGVGRDGAASRRQDAPR, encoded by the coding sequence GTGAGCAAGCGCCGTGCGAATGACGCACCGCCCGAGCGGGCCGAGCTGGAGAGGCAGTTGTCGGCCGATGTCCGAGCGATCACCGCGCGGTCTGACCGCGTGGGCCGACACTTTGCGCGCGTAAACAACGTGAGTAGCAGCGACTTCCACGCCCTGCTGCACATCATGGTCAGCGAGACCGCCGGGACACCGCTGACGTTGGCCCAGCTGCGCCAGCGGATGGACGTCTCGCCCGCCGCCATCACCTACCTCGTCGACCGGATGATCGAGGCGGGCCACATACGCCGCGAGCCGGACCCGGCCGACCGGCGAAAGTGGCTGCTGCGCTATCAGGAGAGCGGCATGACGATGGCGCACTCCTTCTTCAAGCCCCTCGGCGCGCACCTGAGCGCGGCGATGGCGGACCTCACCGACAGCGACCTCGCCGCGGCCCACCGGGTGTTCACGGCGATGATCGATGCGATGAACACCTTCGAGGATGAGCTCGTCGACCCGCCGGTCAAACCGTCAGCCGGCGTCGGGCGTGACGGCGCGGCGTCCCGGCGGCAGGACGCCCCCCGGTAG